A genomic segment from Sciurus carolinensis chromosome 1, mSciCar1.2, whole genome shotgun sequence encodes:
- the Commd5 gene encoding COMM domain-containing protein 5, with the protein MSALGAAAPYLHHPADSHSGRVSFLGHLSPEVAAMARFLGDLDRSTFRKLLKLVVSSLQGEDCREAVQRLGASSSLSEEQLGALLAGTHTLLQQALRLPSPSLKPDAFKDQLQELGIPQDLVGDLTSVVFGGQRPLLDSVAQQEGAWLPHIADFRWRVDVAISTSALTRSLQPSILMQLKLSDGSAYRFEVPTAKFQELRYNVALVLKEMADLERRCERRLQD; encoded by the coding sequence atgTCTGCCTTAGGGGCTGCAGCTCCGTACCTGCATCATCCTGCTGACAGTCACAGTGGCCGGGTCAGTTTTCTGGGGCACCTCTCTCCAGAGGTGGCAGCAATGGCCCGGTTTCTGGGAGACCTAGACAGGAGCACATTCAGAAAGCTGCTGAAGCTTGTGGTCAGCAGCCTGCAGGGGGAGGACTGCCGAGAAGCCGTGCAGCGCCTGGGTGCCAGTTCCAGCCTGTCGGAGGAGCAACTGGGTGCCCTGCTTGCTGGCACACATACACTTCTCCAGCAGGCCCTCCGGCTTCCCTCCCCCAGCCTGAAACCCGATGCCTTCAAGGACCAACTCCAGGAGCTTGGCATCCCCCAAGACCTGGTTGGGGACTTGACCAGTGTGGTGTTTGGTGGCCAGCGCCCCCTCCTGGACTCTGTGGCACAGCAGGAGGGTGCCTGGCTTCCCCACATTGCTGATTTTAGGTGGAGGGTGGATGTGGCGATTTCCACAAGTGCCCTGACCCGCTCCCTGCAGCCAAGCATCTTGATGCAGCTGAAGCTTTCTGATGGGTCAGCATACCGCTTTGAGGTTCCCACAGCCAAGTTCCAGGAGCTGCGATACAACGTGGCACTGGTCCTGAAGGAGATGGCAGATCTGGAGAGGAGGTGTGAGCGCAGACTGCAGGACTGA